Part of the Streptomyces sp. NBC_00457 genome, GGGGGTAGTCGCGGACGCGCTGGCCGGCGCCGGGGATACGGACCCGGTCCATCAGCTCGATCGACTTGGCCCGCGCGTCCTTGCGCGACATGCCCCGGTGGACGACGAACATCTCGCCGAGCTGGTCACCCACGGAGAGCACGGGGTTCAACGACGACAGCGCGTCCTGGAAGATCATCGCCATCTCGGCGCCGCGGACCTTCCGCCGCGCTTCTTCCTTCAGCGTGAGCAGGTCCCTGCCCTGGAAAAGAACCTCACCGCCGGTGATCCGCCCCGGCGGCATGTCGAGGATCCCCATGATCGTCTGCGCGGTCACGGACTTCCCGGACCCGGACTCCCCGAGCACGGCCAGCGTCTCACCCGCGTCCACGCCGTAGCTGACCCCGTTGACCGCCTTGGCGATCCCGTCCCGCGTCCTGAACTCCACGTGCAGATCCCGCACTTCGAGCAGCATGGCGGCGTCACCTCGGCTTCGCGTCTGGGCGGTCTGGACAAGGTCGGGTGCGCAACGGCGCCCCGTAGGGGCGCGGGGCTGTGTTGAATCTGCGGCTACCGCCGCGTGGGCGCGACCAGCCCCCACCGGCCCGCAGAGCACCCTGCGCCATCACCCGCGTCACCTCAGCTTCGGATCAAGCGCATCCCGTACCGCGTCGCCGAGCATGATGAACGCGAGGACGGTGAGGGCGAGGGCGCCGGAGGGCCACAGGAGGGCGTGGGGGGCGTTGCGGATGTACGGGGACGCGGCGGAGATGTCGATGCCCCAGCTGACCGTGGGCGGCTTCAGGCCTACGCCCAGGTACGACAGGGTCGCCTCCAGCGCGATGTACGTGCCGAGCGCGATGGTCGCGACGACGATGACCGGTGCCACGGCGTTGGGCGTGATGTGGCGGAGGAGAAGGCGGGAGTTGGAGGCGCCGAGGGCGCGGGCCGCCTGGACGTAGTCGTTCTGCTTGGCGGTGATGACGGAGCCGCGGGCGATGCGGGAGATCTGCGGCCAGCCGAGCAGCACCATGAACCCGATGACCGGCCAGATGGTGCTGCTGGTGACCACCGACAGCAGCACCAGGCCGCCCAGCACGACCGGGATCGCGAAGAAGATGTCGGTGATCCGGGACAGGAACGAGTCCGAGAGCCCGCCGAAGAACCCGGCCAGCCCGCCCAGGACCGAGCCGAGGAGCGCGACCCCGAGCGTGGCGCAGACGCCGACCGAGACGGACGTACGGGCGCCGTAGACGACACGGGTGTAGACGTTGCAGCCCTGGCCGTCGTAGCCGAAGGGCGCGCCGGGCTGGGAGCCCTCCTGGGCCTTGGCGAGGTCGCACTTGAGCGGACTGCCGGACGCGATCAGGGACGGCCAGATCGAGATGACGACCAGGAAGAGGATCACCAGCCCGGAGATGATGAAGACGGGGTTGCCGCGCAGGTCGCGCCAGGCGTCGGACCAGAGGGAGCGGGGTTTGCCCTGAGGGCCGGTGCCTTCCGGGCCCCCAGGGGTCTTCTCCAGGGTCTCCGCCTCGCTTGCCGCCAGGTCCATCGCGCCTCCCGCGCCGGTGCCTGCGATGACGCCCTCGGGCTCCTTCGGTTCAGGCATAGCGGATCCTCGGGTCGAGTACGGCGTACAGCAGGTCCACGAGCAGGTTGGCCACCAGGAAGACCAGGACGAGGACGGTCACGAAGCCGACGACGGTCTGGGTGTTCTGGCGGAGGATGCCCTGGTAGAGCTGGTAGCCGACGCCATGGATGTTGAAGATCCGCTCGGTGACGATCGCGCCGCCCATC contains:
- a CDS encoding ABC transporter permease, with amino-acid sequence MPEPKEPEGVIAGTGAGGAMDLAASEAETLEKTPGGPEGTGPQGKPRSLWSDAWRDLRGNPVFIISGLVILFLVVISIWPSLIASGSPLKCDLAKAQEGSQPGAPFGYDGQGCNVYTRVVYGARTSVSVGVCATLGVALLGSVLGGLAGFFGGLSDSFLSRITDIFFAIPVVLGGLVLLSVVTSSTIWPVIGFMVLLGWPQISRIARGSVITAKQNDYVQAARALGASNSRLLLRHITPNAVAPVIVVATIALGTYIALEATLSYLGVGLKPPTVSWGIDISAASPYIRNAPHALLWPSGALALTVLAFIMLGDAVRDALDPKLR